A single window of Nasonia vitripennis strain AsymCx chromosome 4, Nvit_psr_1.1, whole genome shotgun sequence DNA harbors:
- the LOC100678589 gene encoding uncharacterized protein LOC100678589 isoform X2, with product MAEAEGVKCESKEEVKKVEEEGPKEKTLNTRRWCSVPLCKSRKYRSLHKFPRDPELRKKWVIACRIGKKLTPNMLVCRDHFLPSDFIPRWDGRLRNLKRIAIPSQNLPTRPLDKILSPSQLKRKDDRAMRAAKRLERVVPRILKTSSQNKPLEENKSSKKTEVKDVKVAKAGDSIEHSQPNVNYTVEEVYEKLEVEKDCSRKQRVF from the exons ATGGCCGAGGCCGAGGGTGTAAAATGCGAATCGAAAGAGGAAGTTAAAAAAGTGGAGGAGGAAGGTCCGAAGGAGAAGACTCTGAATACTCGAAGATGGTGCAGCGTTCCCTTGTGCAAGTCCCGGAAATATCGCTCGCTCCACAAGTTCCCGAGGGATCCGGAGCTTCGGAAGAAGTGGGTGATTGCCTGTCGAATAGGAAAGAAACTCACGCCAAACATGCTCGTCTGCAGGGATCACTTTCTTCCCTCGGATTTCATTCCAA GATGGGATGGAAGGCTGAGGAATTTGAAAAGAATCGCTATACCGTCTCAAAATTTACCTACCAGGCCACTTGACAAAATATTATCTCCATCTCAGTTGAAGCGAAAGGACGATAGAGCAATGCGAGCTGCTAAAAGATTGGAACGTGTAGTTCCAAG GATACTCAAAACATCGTCTCAGAATAAGCCGCTTGAGGAGAATAAGAGTTCTAAAAAGACTGAAGTTAAGGATGTTAAAGTGGCTAAAGCCGGCGATTCTATTGAACATTCTCAGCCAAATGTAAATTATACTGTTGAAGAAGTTTACGAAAAGTTAGAA GTCGAAAAAGATTGTtcaagaaaacaaagagtGTTTTGA
- the LOC116417447 gene encoding uncharacterized protein LOC116417447, with protein ESELRDELWFIEFGRGAALPLTPEEAPVDGEPVVPCAQGRVIIETARPAPPYFATCSTYRRQIMEQHLSSLASATTQADVVPSTSAATVNHQPAIHHHQRSTFIRSATLGPQSPALRPEELRVKPWYATDDTSSASKDSPPAAANAVDQSSCPAYNQSYDPQDSSSNHKETTSSRGVDAISTRTSSIESENPRASVPRKAYMDLSDAIAMLDETCPNPEASPLMTPRTPRTPLTPHPRNKRARSKSSDNSSNYSSERLNERAENAKPQEKERKRPFLKKIGISMTEDRPLLAKLAPMIMGKPYLEKIGPSRAVDKPFLEKIGSSRTLDKFIFDTPKSDKRIPFDTSSRMTIAEEPEKKTPKERRDEIRGFSTGERRRSGKNFLLKMYSFETEDLEDSSLAMKAPHRDPLRGASLDDVLDSGPSSMPRINELCAMTNSDIETPSVSVAELVKCRVTTSEEIISSNSCLNSPMEVMSWGNSPKRRLPRKNHELADANKNGKDNESVPNSPIKRVHSSITPEKVTAVYKDLDGVKNGRPVSEDILDKRKSRHDEFERRGASSDNLTKERVVTPVFAEIGGKDLNNGKGSCNSVVSTSSSVKQLHDRFESQEIFTETYADFKRRTQSNLHTSNALKRLIVREKTISPSFDLGFSSEDAALEKMKSEGSPKVRSKSVENDRKSKDKLDAHHRRSRTRSVLRKQQGVDHSNYPSEPSDHAETTADPSHRRKMVHEPSQETLDLLSELQKVKSLLKTPSIDKTYETDITELKPFPKRILLTDKEFCLSIERENSVRRPSRVNTFELTKSADNNSSEVDTRSKSPVKGPALFEKRCLSLDYADDERSKAEKTEPRALSLASARSPRSEDILEASEIALITCDSKSYSSDVFNTPSDEANEKMIPGISVEKEVQKIENEMKSSKDEGTKKTQETKKSNNALRVSEKIEKVDSTEDYEKTELKPNHCSSETEPQQQQVSPKKVKEQQVGEVASPKATPFRMKKRLGRISVEETVKQESFAVTKVDCKEVAVQKRAKCLPL; from the coding sequence GAAAGCGAGTTGCGGGACGAGCTGTGGTTCATCGAGTTCGGCCGGGGCGCAGCGCTGCCCCTGACGCCGGAGGAGGCACCGGTCGACGGCGAGCCAGTGGTGCCCTGCGCCCAGGGACGCGTCATCATCGAGACGGCGCGACCGGCGCCGCCCTACTTCGCCACCTGCTCGACTTACCGACGGCAGATAATGGAGCAGCACCTCTCGTCGCTCGCCTCCGCGACGACGCAGGCGGACGTCGTGCCCTCTACCTCTGCCGCGACGGTCAACCACCAGCCGGCCATCCACCATCACCAGAGGAGCACCTTCATTAGGAGCGCGACCCTCGGCCCCCAGAGCCCAGCCCTACGGCCCGAGGAGCTGCGCGTCAAGCCCTGGTACGCCACGGACGACACCTCCTCCGCGTCCAAGGACAGTCCGCCGGCTGCCGCCAACGCCGTTGACCAGAGCTCGTGCCCCGCCTACAATCAGTCCTACGACCCAcaggacagcagcagcaaccacAAGGAGACGACGTCCAGTCGCGGCGTCGACGCCATTTCCACGCGCACCAGCAGCATCGAGAGCGAGAACCCGCGTGCCAGCGTGCCTCGTAAGGCCTACATGGATCTCAGCGACGCCATCGCCATGCTCGACGAGACCTGCCCCAATCCCGAGGCCAGTCCTCTCATGACACCGCGGACGCCACGGACGCCGCTGACGCCCCATCCCAGAAATAAGCGTGCCAGGTCCAAGAGCAGCGACAACTCGTCCAACTACAGTAGCGAGAGGCTGAACGAGCGAGCCGAAAACGCCAAACCCCAGGAGAAGGAGAGGAAGCGACCGTTCCTCAAGAAGATCGGCATCTCCATGACGGAAGACCGTCCGCTGCTGGCCAAGCTCGCGCCCATGATCATGGGCAAGCCTTACCTCGAGAAGATCGGCCCGAGCCGCGCGGTGGACAAGCCTTTCCTCGAGAAGATCGGTTCGTCCCGGACGCTCGACAAGTTCATTTTCGACACACCCAAGAGCGACAAGCGGATACCCTTTGACACCAGCAGCCGCATGACCATAGCCGAGGAGCCCGAGAAGAAGACGCCCAAGGAGCGCAGAGACGAGATCAGGGGCTTCTCCACCGGTGAGAGACGCAGGTCCGGCAAGAACTTCCTCCTGAAGATGTACTCCTTCGAGACGGAGGACCTTGAGGACAGCTCCCTGGCGATGAAGGCTCCGCACCGAGATCCTCTGAGAGGAGCCTCGCTGGACGACGTGTTGGACTCGGGACCCAGCAGTATGCCGCGCATCAACGAGCTCTGTGCCATGACCAACTCCGACATCGAGACGCCCAGCGTCAGCGTAGCCGAGCTGGTCAAGTGCCGCGTCACCACAAGCGAGGAGATCATATCATCGAACTCGTGCCTCAACTCGCCCATGGAGGTGATGAGCTGGGGCAACTCGCCCAAACGAAGACTGCCCAGAAAGAACCACGAGCTCGCCGACGCCAACAAGAACGGTAAGGACAACGAGAGCGTGCCCAACTCGCCGATCAAGAGGGTCCACAGCTCCATCACGCCCGAGAAAGTCACCGCAGTCTACAAGGATCTTGACGGGGTGAAGAACGGCAGGCCGGTATCCGAGGACATTCTAGACAAGCGAAAAAGCAGGCATGACGAGTTCGAGAGACGTGGAGCCTCCTCGGACAACCTGACGAAGGAGCGAGTCGTCACCCCGGTGTTCGCCGAGATCGGCGGTAAGGATCTCAACAATGGCAAAGGCTCTTGCAACTCCGTCGTGTCGACGAGCTCCAGCGTCAAGCAGCTGCACGACAGGTTCGAGAGCCAGGAGATCTTCACTGAGACCTACGCCGACTTCAAGCGCAGGACGCAGAGCAACCTGCACACCTCGAACGCGCTCAAGAGGCTGATCGTCAGGGAGAAGACCATCTCGCCGTCGTTCGACCTCGGATTCTCCTCGGAAGACGCCGCGCTGGAGAAGATGAAGTCCGAGGGCTCGCCGAAGGTCAGATCCAAGTCCGTGGAGAACGACAGGAAGAGCAAGGACAAGCTGGACGCCCACCATCGCAGGTCCAGAACGAGATCGGTACTGAGAAAGCAACAGGGCGTCGATCACTCCAACTACCCCAGCGAGCCAAGCGACCATGCGGAGACGACAGCGGACCCGAGCCACCGACGAAAGATGGTCCACGAACCGTCCCAGGAGACGCTGGACCTGCTGTCGGAGCTGCAGAAGGTGAAGAGTCTGCTGAAAACCCCGTCGATCGACAAGACCTACGAGACCGATATCACCGAGCTCAAGCCCTTCCCCAAACGGATCCTCCTCACCGACAAGGAGTTCTGCCTGTCGATCGAACGGGAGAACAGCGTGCGCCGACCCTCGCGCGTAAACACCTTCGAACTAACGAAATCAGCCGACAACAACTCGTCGGAGGTGGATACCCGCAGCAAATCACCCGTGAAGGGACCCGCGCTCTTCGAGAAACGATGCCTCTCGCTCGACTACGCCGACGACGAGAGATCCAAGGCCGAAAAGACTGAACCCAGAGCACTGTCCCTCGCGTCAGCTCGCAGCCCTCGCTCCGAGGATATTCTGGAGGCGTCGGAAATCGCCCTCATCACCTGCGACTCCAAGAGTTACAGCTCGGATGTGTTCAATACCCCCTCGGACGAGGCGAACGAGAAAATGATACCCGGTATCTCGGTGGAGAAAGAGGTGCAGAAGATCGAGAACGAGATGAAGAGCTCGAAAGACGAAGGCACGAAGAAAACGCAGGAGACGAAGAAGAGCAACAATGCCTTGAGAGTGAGCGAGAAAATCGAGAAGGTGGACTCGACGGAGGACTACGAGAAGACTGAGCTGAAACCGAACCACTGTTCGTCGGAGACGgaaccgcagcagcagcaggtcaGTCCCAAGAAGGTTAAGGAACAGCAGGTGGGTGAAGTGGCCTCGCCCAAGGCGACGCCCTTTAGGATGAAAAAGCGCCTGGGCAGGATATCGGTCGAGGAAACGGTCAAGCAGGAGAGCTTCGCCGTTACCAAAGTCGACTGCAAGGAAGTCGCTGTACAGAAGAGGGCCAAATGCCTGCCGTTATAA
- the LOC100123087 gene encoding transcription factor AP-1, protein MVRNPTMEPSFYEQEVIYGNGLNRIGAGPIGNEIGSMKRCNLSLDLNGARQGGPQSKRPRLGQLTPGITGITPLINSPDLMKLGLTTPDIERFLNADGMIPSVPTPVGGYFDSKLVTEDQEKYAQGFVDALNELQNSDSSQEPGSINGAIYTNLEPPGSVQSTESLLSQGMVQIKDEPQTVPSVSSSPPMSPIDMESQERIKLERKRQRNRVAASKCRRRKLERISRLEDRVKVLKNENSDLSQVINKLKESISRLKEQVIDHVNSGCQIGTMPQLF, encoded by the coding sequence ATGGTGCGCAACCCGACCATGGAGCCGTCGTTCTACGAGCAGGAGGTCATTTACGGCAACGGCCTCAATCGGATCGGCGCCGGGCCGATCGGCAACGAGATCGGCAGCATGAAGCGCTGCAACCTCAGCCTGGACCTGAACGGCGCGAGACAGGGCGGTCCCCAGTCGAAGCGGCCGAGGCTCGGCCAGCTGACTCCCGGCATCACCGGCATAACTCCGCTCATCAACTCGCCGGACCTCATGAAGCTCGGCCTCACCACTCCCGACATCGAGAGGTTCCTCAACGCCGACGGCATGATCCCCAGTGTGCCGACGCCCGTCGGCGGCTACTTCGACAGCAAGCTCGTCACCGAGGACCAGGAGAAGTACGCCCAGGGCTTCGTCGACGCGCTCAACGAGCTCCAGAACTCCGACAGCTCGCAGGAGCCCGGCAGCATAAACGGCGCCATCTACACGAATCTCGAGCCGCCGGGCAGTGTCCAGAGCACCGAGTCCCTGCTCAGCCAGGGTATGGTGCAGATCAAGGACGAGCCGCAGACGGTGCCGAGCGTGTCGAGTTCGCCGCCGATGTCGCCCATCGACATGGAGTCCCAGGAGCGCATCAAGCTCGAGCGGAAGAGGCAGAGGAACCGCGTAGCAGCGTCCAAGTGCCGCAGGCGCAAACTCGAGAGGATCTCCAGGCTCGAGGACAGGGTTAAGGTGCTGAAGAACGAGAACAGCGACCTCAGCCAGGTTATCAACAAGCTCAAGGAGAGCATCAGCAGGCTGAAGGAGCAGGTGATCGACCACGTCAACTCCGGCTGTCAGATCGGCACGATGCCCCAGCTGTTTTGA
- the LOC100678589 gene encoding uncharacterized protein LOC100678589 isoform X1 — MAEAEGVKCESKEEVKKVEEEGPKEKTLNTRRWCSVPLCKSRKYRSLHKFPRDPELRKKWVIACRIGKKLTPNMLVCRDHFLPSDFIPRWDGRLRNLKRIAIPSQNLPTRPLDKILSPSQLKRKDDRAMRAAKRLERVVPRILKTSSQNKPLEENKSSKKTEVKDVKVAKAGDSIEHSQPNVNYTVEEVYEKLEVSTGRVDMDVANLEAYIPNPVCMCNRSKKIVQENKECFEIRAARVLLEFNVIVEELMKSREIIFPTKDVVLKKVEEFYQCARRSHKVAFFTLFKKDIQLHTFTGIDFKLMDILTKSVSGCEELDSLETELSIKEKILLTLIKLRWNPSYGTLANLFHISESNCTSVFHNIIQVLKSILKSAIYWPTQEEIMNHMPESLETLKKTIAVISHNEINLKRLMCSECDLPMALDYDGIDKLKISLGFSQCGLITYVSKAEQSVTSIDETIVDPNSISKILIPSNDAIMTDGCFIEQDCNRLFIELIKSRTEKPLDLEFGKTEKPKETALIHVDSAYKRFRKFRFLQSSVSSNEASLIDDISVIISGIINLGNSVIVKSFNDFSSLKKR, encoded by the exons ATGGCCGAGGCCGAGGGTGTAAAATGCGAATCGAAAGAGGAAGTTAAAAAAGTGGAGGAGGAAGGTCCGAAGGAGAAGACTCTGAATACTCGAAGATGGTGCAGCGTTCCCTTGTGCAAGTCCCGGAAATATCGCTCGCTCCACAAGTTCCCGAGGGATCCGGAGCTTCGGAAGAAGTGGGTGATTGCCTGTCGAATAGGAAAGAAACTCACGCCAAACATGCTCGTCTGCAGGGATCACTTTCTTCCCTCGGATTTCATTCCAA GATGGGATGGAAGGCTGAGGAATTTGAAAAGAATCGCTATACCGTCTCAAAATTTACCTACCAGGCCACTTGACAAAATATTATCTCCATCTCAGTTGAAGCGAAAGGACGATAGAGCAATGCGAGCTGCTAAAAGATTGGAACGTGTAGTTCCAAG GATACTCAAAACATCGTCTCAGAATAAGCCGCTTGAGGAGAATAAGAGTTCTAAAAAGACTGAAGTTAAGGATGTTAAAGTGGCTAAAGCCGGCGATTCTATTGAACATTCTCAGCCAAATGTAAATTATACTGTTGAAGAAGTTTACGAAAAGTTAGAAGTAAGTACAGGCAGAGTAGACATGGATGTGGCCAATTTAGAAGCATACATCCCTAAtcctgtgtgtatgtgtaataGGTCGAAAAAGATTGTtcaagaaaacaaagagtGTTTTGAGATTAGGGCAGCTAGAGTATTACTAGAATTTAATGTAATAGTAGAAGAGTTGATGAAAAGTCGAGAAATAATCTTTCCAACAAAAGACGTGGTGTTGAAGAAAGTGGAAGAATTTTACCAATGCGCGAGAAGATCTCACAAAGTAGCTTTCTTCACATTGTTTAAGAAGGATATCCAACTGCACACCTTTACTGgtattgattttaaattaatgGACATTTTGACTAAATCAGTTTCTGGGTGCGAAGAACTAGATTCTTTGGAAACTGAGCTTAGCATTAAAGAAAAGATCCTTTTGACGCTCATAAAGCTTCGATGGAATCCCTCGTATGGGACTCTAGCTAATCTGTTCCATATCAGTGAGAGTAATTGTACAAGTGTATTTCACAATATAATACAGGTTTTGAAATCTATACTAAAAAGTGCGATTTATTGGCCAACACAAGAGGAGATCATGAACCATATGCCGGAGTCTTTggaaactttaaaaaaaaccaTCGCAGTCATTTCTCATAAtgagatcaatttaaaaagGCTAATGTGTTCTGAGTGTGATCTTCCAATGGCTTTAGATTACGATGGCATAgacaaattaaaaatctcATTAGGGTTTTCACAATGTGGCTTGATTACTTATGTCAGTAAAGCCGAACAAAGTGTAACTAGCATTGACGAGACTATAGTCGATCCAAACAGTATATCAAAGATATTAATTCCAAGCAACGACGCGATCATGACGGATGGTTGCTTCATCGAACAAGACTGTAACAGGTTGTTTATTGAGTTGATTAAAAGTAGAACGGAGAAACCGTTGGATCTGGAATTCGGTAAAACAGAAAAGCCAAAGGAAACGGCTTTGATTCACGTCGACAGCGCGTACAAGAGATTTCGAAAGTTTCGATTTTTACAATCGAGTGTTTCCAGTAACGAAGCGTCGCTCATCGATGATATAAGCGTGATAATATCCGGGATTATAAATTTGGGTAACTCGGTAATCGTGAAAAGTTTCAATGACTTTTCGAGCCTTAAGAAGAGATAA